One window of the Thunnus albacares chromosome 3, fThuAlb1.1, whole genome shotgun sequence genome contains the following:
- the rps15a gene encoding 40S ribosomal protein S15a, whose protein sequence is MVRMNVLADALKCINNAEKRGKRQVLIRPCSKVIVRFLTVMMKHGYIGEFEIIDDHRAGKIVVNLTGRLNKCGVISPRFDLQLKDLEKWQNNLLPSRQFGYIVLTTSAGIMDHEEARRKHTGGKILGFFF, encoded by the exons ATGGTGCGCATGAACGTTCTCGCGGATGCTCTTAAATGCATCAACAATGCTGAGAAGCGTGGGAAACGCCAGGTCCTCATCAGGCCCTGCTCCAAGGTCATTGTGCGCTTCCTAACCGTCATGATGAAGCACG GTTACATTGGTGAGTTTGAGATCATTGACGACCACAGAGCGGGGAAAATTGTCGTCAATCTCACAGGCAGGCTGAACAAG tGTGGTGTGATCAGTCCACGTTTTGACCTCCAGCTCAAGGACCTGGAGAAGTGGCAGAACAATCTGCTGCCCTCAAGACAGTTTGG ATACATTGTGCTGACCACCTCAGCTGGCATCATGGACCATGAAGAGGCCAGACGGAAACACACAGGAGGCAAAATCCTTGGAttctttttctaa